The proteins below are encoded in one region of Neofelis nebulosa isolate mNeoNeb1 chromosome 17, mNeoNeb1.pri, whole genome shotgun sequence:
- the FANCA gene encoding Fanconi anemia group A protein isoform X9, producing the protein MSDSQVEGAASTSGLGSRKRRWTELLAGRVKRQMYSPGTEQKLQESAVHLLRRHLNLNDLLLEVEGAPRKTLCLNQLIDPEACTNLSSSLIGSALRDQASRLGVPVAVLSSRMVASSITQICVSDGEPSHRVLLSAEQRKKLSSLLEVAQYLLAHSMFSRFSLCQELWEVQGSLLLEVVWQLHIQNVVSFQELLESHADTQATVAWLFRNLCLLCEEMEASPYNDIASAMLSDLVQMFVLRGFQKNLDLRRNVEPEQMGQLAFVVLQRMLIFALEALAAGIQDGSPQHKVVKCW; encoded by the exons ATGTCGGACTCGCAGGTGGAGGGCGCCGCCTCGACCTCGGGGCTGGGGAGTCGCAAGAGGAGGTGGACAGAGCTGCTGG CGGGAAGGGTCAAGAGGCAAATGTACAGTCCTGGAACAGAGCAGAAGTTACAGGAATCCGCTGTGCACCTCCTGAGACGCCACCTAAACTTGAATGACCTTCTGCTCGAG GTAGAAGGTGCACCACGCAAGACACTGTGTCTCAATCAGCTGATTGATCCTGAGGCCTGTACTAACCTTTCTAGTTCACTCATAG GCTCTGCTTTGCGGGATCAAGCTTCAAGGCTGGGTGTCCCTGTGGCAGTGCTGTCCAGCCGGATGGTGGCCTCCAGCATCACACAGATCTGTGTGTCTGATGGCGAGCCCTCGCACAGGGTGCTGCTGAGTGCAGAGCAAAGG AAGAAACTGTCTTCCTTGTTGGAGGTGGCTCAGTATTTATTGGCACACAGTATGTTCTCCCGATTCTCCTTGTGTCAGGAACTGTGGGAAGTACAG GGTTCTTTGTTGCTTGAGGTCGTGTGGCAGCTTCACATACAAAACGTTGTGAGCTTCCAAGAGCTGCTGGAAAG TCATGCTGACACGCAGGCCACAGTGGCGTGGCTCTTTAGGAACCTGTGCCTTCTGtgtgaggaaatggaagcatCTCCATACAATGACATCGCCAGTGCTATGCTTTCTG ATCTTGtgcaaatgtttgttttgagaggatTTCAGAAAAACTTGGATCTCAGAAGAAATGTGGAGCCTGAACAGATGGGCCAG CTCGCATTTGTTGTACTTCAGAGAATGCTGATCT TCGCTCTCGAGGCTTTGGCCGCTGGCATACAGGATGGGTCCCCACAGCACAAGGTGGTGAAGTGCTG GTGA